From the genome of Myxocyprinus asiaticus isolate MX2 ecotype Aquarium Trade chromosome 39, UBuf_Myxa_2, whole genome shotgun sequence:
AAGGATCTGAATATCTGTTTTTCACATGGTTTATAATTCATGACCTCTGACAACAGAGCAAAACATTATTCTAAATTATTCAGATCGGAAGTTTTATTCAAGTATATcattatactgtgtgtgtatgtgtatatatatatatatatatatatatatatatacagtattgtgcaaaagtcttaggcacataagatgtttcacaaaagcatttgtctaaagatggttatttatatcttcagctttagtgtgtcaataggaaatataaatgttagactcccaaacattacttttgcaaatagaaaagattagaatagaagaacagggagccctgcaacagatgtcatggcccccacaaagccccccactgaacatcgagtcagtctgagattatataaagagacagaagcaattgagacagccgaaatagatagaagaactgtggtgaattctccaagaagcttggaacatcctatctgccaacaaccaagaaaaactgtgtccaggtgtaagtaggagaattggggctgttttgaaggcaaaggtggtcacaccaaatattgatttagcttttttatgtttactggactttgtttgacattaaatgataaatgaaaactatttatggcataatttttgaagaaatccacactatgcaacatttttcccaagtgcctaaaacttttgcacactactgtatattatacatataatactgtatacatataatactgtgtgtgtatatatatatatatatatatatatatatatatatatcagtatatcatTGTCTTAATGTGCGTTTTTGTATcgttgtgtgtgtactgtattggCTAGTTTATAGCAACAGTTGTTTTTTAGTCTACTCGTCACttttaaaggaatcgttcactcaaagatgaaaattctgctattgtatggcttcagaagacttggaatattatgcatgacttatggactacttttatggtcctttttgaaacttgatagagtaaaaaaaaaaaaaaaaaaaatacagaatttgaATTTGGAACAGCATActgaaagactgtacattttttattttttgacaaactatttctttaaagcagGAAGGCAAATTGTGTACTTGTTTTAACTTGGTTACATCCGTGAGGCTTGACTCCCAAAATCGTAATATTTTACTTCAGAACTTTCCAAATACTGTGTTTAACTCATGTCGGATGAACTGTGAGTTTTTATTGGAAGCATTCCATTCTGACTGAACATGTGAGAACTTTCCACCGTATTCCCTCGGGCGGAAGACAGATCAGTGACACTTTTGCACGAGATGTATTTTCATTGGGATAACAAAGACAGTATGATGATAATGATGTTGTTGGTTGGTTATGGCCAAGTGTACATTTATATATAAGCAGAAAATCAGAGCATGTAGCTGATAAAACCCCCTCTCACTGTTCCAAGCAAAAACCTAGCTCCTTCCCATTTGATGACTAGAGACTTTATAAATGTCAATGACGCCAAGAGGCTTAACACACTCTTTTCACATAAACGAGGGGGTTCAGCACATATCCTAAGATTCCCTTAAGGGGCCCCTGTGGTCTCTGACTCCCTCGTGTGATAATAGTAGgcaaatgcaaatattaaaagaaaccaatactttttaaagaaaaatttaatttttgcaaAGTGACAGTGAAATAAGATACAACTAAACAGACATGTAGGACAATATATACAGATCGTTATgtaaaaatgttaacattttaaatcTTTTACGCGCAGGTCTACATGacaacatataaatatataaaaggtttttttttttcaagtagtTTCCAGGTTTATCACGATGTTTGTAACGGTCGCATCGTGTTTAAGAGTTCGTTATTTGCCTCGGAGTCGAGGGCCGCGTTACATTAACATGGTAAATTCTCGCTAAAATAGCCTACGATACTACTGTATTATCGCAGTAAATTAATATGGAAACTGCTTCAAACAGTGTACAATACTTTCAGAACTTTTTGGTAATTTCTTTTTAATCACAGTTGTGTCTGAGTTACCATATAGTTTTATGGTAAGAATACTTGTAGTAACAGGCAGGGGCAGAGCCAGGAGTTTTTCCACAGGGGTGGCCGGGCAGGGGCCAGTGGGGATggtggttgttggtgtagaaagcAGAGGCACGTCGATACAAAAAAAAGgaggggagtggatacagtgacacccggGACGGAGAGGTGCGGCAACTTTGGTGTGCTCACATGTTAAGTCTCCTGTGAgttgcggttgtacagagacggttccacctctaaaaaatgaaattgtgcccaagacaaaaaatgaccaaaacggcaattgcgagtggggtggccaggcttcgttCCATGGTGGCCAcagccacccctggccaccctcTAGCTACGCCACTGGCAACCAGTATTTCAGTGGTAACTATATATGATTACCATGGTAATTATTGGCAcagtcccttaaaaaaaaaaaaaaaaaaatgtaactatattttaaaataactgtAAACTACATTAAATTAATAAGGCATCTCCTTCAAATAGCCTACTGACAGGAACCTTTCCTATATTCCTGTAGCTAATAAGTAATTGTCACGGTATTGTATTTGGCGGGAACTATGGTTACCAAGGTAAAGTTTTGGCGCGGTGACGAAACCTCAGGACATTTCTTTGAGGTTTTCCCCTGACGATCCGTCGCTGTTGTGGTCCAAGATAGAGCCTGTCTTCAGCGAGCCCTCGGGTCCTTCACCGGGACCGCCGATGTCCGACTCCTCCTCGATGGCGAAGCGCACGTCTGCGGTGGAGCTGAGAGAACTCACGCTGCTTTGCTCCACGGAGCACAGCGCGCACGCGAGAGGCGCGAAAACCCTCCCGCGCTCGAGCAAGCAGCCAGTGTGCCGGCCGGCGCACAACATGAACGGCACCGGCGTGGAGCGCAACGCGGGGAGGCTGAAACTGTGCTTCTTTTGCCCCGCGCCCCACTCGCGCTGCTCCTCCTCGTGCAGCAGACGCGTGAACGCGTTTGAGCGCTTCTTCTCGCGCCGCTCGGTGCGCATGTAAACAAGCATGATACCGATGAGGAAAACTCCGTAGAAGGACACCACGATGACGATGTACAAATACGCGTTACCGACGCTTCCCCCGGGCGAGGAGACTCCGGTGGTCTGCTGCGACGAGAGCACGTCCGGCCCGGTGGCGTTGCGCGCCAACTCCATTGTGACAGTAACAGAGTTACCTGTAAAACAGAGAGAACATTTAAAATTTCATCCACTATACACTACATTGAATATAAAAAGTATTTGTAATATAATTGTATAAATAATGTCATATTTTTTACGTATAAGATATTTGTAAATCATTATATAAGGAAGCAAAATCGGACCCGACTTTTCATTAACATCAACATTAAAGTTTAGAAATGACATAATTCTCATTAGTAAATGTACATTCATACATTCAAATAAACAAACTTTGATCCATATGTTTACGCATGCTTATACTTTTAAAGATATGATTTAAACTTAACGTTTTTATTAAGTATTCTGCATGCACAAATTAAAAAACGGCACGCGCGTGTGAAATGCATGTTAATAATTCGTTCAAACGCGTTTACTCACCGGCAGCTTTCACCTTTGGAGCGCGTCAGCTCGTTGCACTTTTATTTGCGTATCTCTCTGGATTGTAACGGGACTGTCAGCTGTGTCCCATTTAAATAACGGATCCCACGAGGGCCGTGCATGGACACGCGCCAGGGGGATCTATTACAGAGGTTGAGGGAGTCGAGATCCTCACGTCCGTCCCTCACAGGACTTGAGTCCCGGCCAGAGATGCTTCAGTTCACAGCCACATTCTTATGATGTTTAATGGTGTCCAAGTGCGCAGCTCTGCCAAATGTGCTAATTTATCATAACATATCCAGACAGTTATGTTAGAACTCTGCAGACATGCTTTTGGAAACCCACTCTAGGACAGCAAGCCCCTAAGAAAACTCCAGAGCAGTGGCTTGCATGAACCATTTCTATATagattgcagcatttattaattgcaGAAAGAAACcataacattattattaacaataaaggTAACATTATTAATGAAAAGCATATTGGAATAAAACCATCACTTTAAAAAGCAGGGTTAAtctcaggggcgtagattcaaggggggatgggggaggtaACCCTGCAATaataaaacaagcaagtacaaccccccccaaacatttataccatgatcaatggaaacatgtaaattcttcaaaCTGTAACCCCCCcctccaatgttcaagccaaatctacgcccttggttaAGCTCTCCTCTACACCCCACTGACATACTTTTCAAGGGTGTCTGGGTTTTGTTGAAGCCTCCAGTGACAGATTGTTATTGTTAGAATCTACGCCAGCCTCATCTGTCTGGGAATGGTACGTGATGGGTAGGTGTGGCATTGCTGGAGAAAAACTAGAGCCACAATATGCAAGCTAATGCCTGAACACGCCTGTTAATTAGGCTCGAGTAACAGAGAAATGACGTAAAGCTCGTTAAGAACTTGATCAAATCAGGAGCTCTTGGGCAGTTCCGTGTCTGATGCCACATTACAGACACAACAGCATCATAAGGGCAATTCTGTGATAAATTAAGGATCATATGCATCACATTTTAAAGTTATATTGACTATGGTCTTTTTACAATCACAGGTTAAAGCCATAGTTTacccaattaattaatttactcacccttatgtcgttccaaacccagatgACCTCCTCTCTTATGCTAATAAATATCTTGGAATATGATACACAAGccacatggactaattttatgatacctttggtcctttttaaagctttaaactgagtcactatcaactgccattgatTTGAAAAGGCCCAaggcccagttgcaagaaacccctaaaagttaagaaaaccctaAGTTAAAATTCTAAGCATGTTGTCACtttgcaaccggcccctgatccTTAAACATGCTCCCAAAAAAGATCATCTAGAATTTAACAACTCTTAACTGGTCTCACAGATTTCTTTATTTCTAAATGAAACAAATAGTTCAACTTGTTCTGATTAAAGTGTACCATCATGAAGCAGTAGTGATctgtggggtaaaaaaaaaaaaaagctgactttatcctttaaatcaactGAGTTCAGACTGTTTAATGTGCATGTTGATAGAAGAAAGTAGATCTATTATCCTGTCCAGCAGGACATACAGTCAGCCACAGAATCATCCAATCAGCCAACATGTTAGGAACTTCATACTCAGCATCAGCCAATAaacacttttaacattttaataaagcGAATTACTGTAACAATTACTAAAATGatgcttaaatataattatattccaAATCACTAGTTCATTTGCATATGCTGGCACCTCAAGTCTCTTTACACTCACgacagtattgttttttttaaatttttttttattctttttcccatttttctcccagtttggaatgcccaattcccaatgtgcttttaagtcctcgtggtcacgtagtgattcacctcagtccgggtggtggaggacgaatcccagttgcctctgcgtctgagatcgccaaccagcgcatcttatcacgtggcttgttgagcgcattgccacggagacatagcgtgtgtgtggaggcttcacagcatccaccgcggcatccacgctcaacttgcCACACGcctcaccgagaacgaaccacattatagcgaccacgaggaggttaccctgtgtgactctaccctccctagcaaccgggccaatttggttgcttaggagacctggctggagtcactcagcacgccctggattcgaactagagaactccaggggtggtagccagcatctttaccactgagctacccaggccccctcactcATGATAGTATtaaataaaagggatagttcacccaaaaatgaaaactctctcatcatttactcaccctcatgccatcccagatgtgtatgaccttcttggTTTTACAGAAAAAAGCTTtttagaacatttcagctctgttggtccatacaatgcaagtgaaatgggTGTGAAACTCACCAAAATATTATTCCTTTTTTtcctgtacatcttgccattgcagtctctaggcacgatcatgatttcaagctcgattacaattcCTACTGTAGTGCTCGATGTACTAGGTACCATCTACCACtaaatgtaatcaagcttgaaactatgattgccaaggagactgctgatgccaACATTTATGGTATAAaaggtgttatattttggtctgttcttacccaaaagtGACTggatcgtttcagaagacatggaggagttgtatagattacttttatgctgcctttatgtgctttttggagcatcaaagatttggtcaccattcacttacactgtatggacctacagagcggagatattcttctaaattctttgtgttctgcagaagcaagaaagtcatacacatctgggatggcctgagagtgagtaaacgatgagagatttttcatttttgggggaactatccctttaaaattatgaaaagattactgaaaaataaaaaagcgaAGAAAGTTGCCTACAACTTGACAGCATTGTCAGTCTCATGGCTTTGAGATTCCTGATTTGTTTGGACAGACAAATGCTGATGAAAAGTTTTTAAAGTGGCATTACAATAGTTTACAAAGTTTTATTAGTCTGAAACTTTAAGTGAAAGCCATTACCTGACCTGGCCACTACttactgcatactgcatactatgCTCTGTATACCTACtactatttttttcaaatagtacgTGAAACAGAACCAATTATGCACCGATTAACATTTCAAACCTAGAGCAGTCTGGCtttggaagtaaaaatccatTTTTTTCACACAAGTCTGGAGGAAGTAAGCAAGACAGCTCACATCATTTATAGCAGTATTGCTGGGTGTGTAGTGCTGGTTTGTTTGTTGAACATTTTCGGATATCATTTGAAATATTGCCAAATTATCTTGTTTGTACATTGTGACACATCCTTAGGAAATCTCCATCCTGATTGGTGGCTGCTATGGTGAGATAAGTTACTTTCCTTACAGTCCTGATAAGAGCCAGTTTCGTCTGGTTGGAGCCGGCAGTGATTTGGTTCTACTTGGCACCGTACATCCGCTCAATGTCAGTCTGGTAGTGAGTTTTAAGCTCCTTGCGTTTGAGTTTAAAAGCATCTGTCACCAGGCCGGTCTCTGGGGTCCAGGGCTCGGCGCTCAAACGGATCTTACGAGGAATCTCAAACCGCTCTAACTGGGCTGTTAAAGACACAGGGACCGGAAATCCATTATAATCAGAACTGAACTAAAGAGTTGTAAAAACAGCATGACAGATATTTGAAAATATCCCACACAttgtttataatatataaagatttgtttttatagAAATCAAGTAAGATTTAAAATAGGAGACTAAATTACTGAACAAAGGGGGCAATTTGCTATTAGTGCTCTACATATGactctgacaatgcaagaaacaCGAATACAGACATGCACACAAAACTTGTGCACACTGAATAAGCTGACCGGCATTTACAtaattaaatgaatcaaatatgctctttaaagtcaatatgaaaggGCATTTGCCacccataatgacaaaaaaaaaaaaaaaaacatatggccATCATGCAGCAGTCTAACAAATTTAAAAAGCAATTATTTCCTTGTACCCATTTGTTTTTATGTActtattcagagtagcgccatatttaatttttgatgggaaGGAAACAGAAGCTGAGGGAAAGACTTTATATGCTATATAAagttcctagatcacatctaatttcaaattttaatgtTTCGTCAGCCATTGATAGGCTACAACcgattgaagagactgtaaaggcctttgcacaccaaatgcgATTATGGGAGGCGAATCACAGatgaatggccctttcacattaaAAGTGAGGCGAATTATCGCCTTTAGCACATCCACGACTAATTGACAAGCTATTTTACCCCGGTAAGTTTGATGGCGCAAAGCACCTTGCAGCAACTCGACTAGCAGATCGAAAAACGTCCCTATCtctccctaaccctaaccttaaccctagccaggttgctccagggggattgtccctgtaataagtgcactgtaagtcgctttggataaaagcgtctgtcaaatgcataaatgtaaatgtaagtgtgaATGTCGTAACAATGATTATTTGCCTCttaatgtgaaagggccattcTTCGGCGATTCGCCTCCCATAATCGGGTCACATTTGGTGTGATAATGcctttacagtctcttcaatcgATTGGAGAGGACCTTTATACAGCGTATAAAATCTGCCGCCAAAAAAATCGAATGTGGCACTATGCTGAATAAGATATATTGTGGTGCCGAAAATGTCATTTTAGTTCTTTGATTTACTGagacaaattaaattacaaatcataataaaatatatatcttgACCTGTGCATTTCTTGTCAAAAGCAGGCACGAGACAAGCAATGAACGAAATTGTTTCACGCTGGGTAGCCCCACCCACATTAACATCAAAGGCGTTTTTATTGGCTGTGATCGTGTTGCTTTTTGCAGCGTTTTCATTTTCCAGATCTC
Proteins encoded in this window:
- the LOC127429910 gene encoding potassium voltage-gated channel subfamily E member 4-like — translated: MELARNATGPDVLSSQQTTGVSSPGGSVGNAYLYIVIVVSFYGVFLIGIMLVYMRTERREKKRSNAFTRLLHEEEQREWGAGQKKHSFSLPALRSTPVPFMLCAGRHTGCLLERGRVFAPLACALCSVEQSSVSSLSSTADVRFAIEEESDIGGPGEGPEGSLKTGSILDHNSDGSSGENLKEMS